One Myotis daubentonii chromosome 12, mMyoDau2.1, whole genome shotgun sequence genomic region harbors:
- the LOC132213224 gene encoding cytochrome P450 26B1 isoform X1 produces the protein MLFEGLELVSALATLAACLVSVTLLLAVSQQLWQLRWAATRDKSCKLPIPKGSMGFPLIGETGHWLLQGSGFQSSRREKYGNVFKTHLLGRPLIRVTGAENVRKILMGEHHLVSTEWPRSTRMLLGPNTVANSIGDIHRNKRKVFSKIFSHEALESYLPKIQLVIQDTLRAWSSHPEAINVYQEAQQLTFRMAIRVLLGFSIPEEDLGHLFEVYQQFVENVFSLPVDLPFSGYRRGIQARQTLQKGLEKAIREKLQCTQGKDYSDALDILIESSKEHGKEMTMQELKDGTLELIFAAYATTASASTSLIMQLLKHPAVLEKLREELRAHGLLHSGGCACEGTLRLDTLSGLHYLDCVIKEVMRLFTPISGGYRTVLQTFELDGFQIPKGWSVMYSIRDTHDTAPVFKDVNVFDPDRFGQARSEDKDGRFHYLPFGGGVRTCLGKHLAKLFLKVLAVELASTSRFELATRTFPRITLVPVLHPVDGLSVKFFGLDSNQNKILPETEAMLSATV, from the exons ATGCTCTTTGAGGGCTTGGAGCTGGTGTCCGCGCTGGCCACCCTCGCCGCGTGCTTGGTGTCGGTGACGCTGCTGCTGGCCGTGTCGCAGCAGCTGTGGCAGCTGCGCTGGGCGGCCACCCGCGACAAGAGCTGCAAGCTGCCCATCCCCAAGGGCTCCATGGGCTTCCCGCTCATCGGAGAGACCGGCCACTGGCTGCTACAG GGTTCCGGCTTCCAGTCCTCGCGGAGGGAGAAGTACGGCAACGTGTTCAAGACGCACTTGCTGGGGCGGCCGCTGATCCGCGTGACGGGCGCGGAGAACGTGCGCAAGATCCTCATGGGGGAGCACCACCTGGTGAGCACCGAGTGGCCGCGCAGCACGCGCATGCTTCTGGGCCCGAACACGGTGGCCAACTCCATTGGCGACATCCACCGCAACAAGCGCAAG GTGTTCTCCAAGATCTTCAGCCACGAGGCTCTGGAGAGCTACCTGCCCAAGATCCAGCTGGTGATCCAGGACACGCTGCGCGCCTGGAGCAGCCACCCCGAGGCCATCAACGTGTACCAGGAGGCCCAGCAGCTCACCTTCCGCATGGCCATCCGCGTCCTCCTGGGCTTCAGCATCCCCGAAGAGGACCTCGGGCACCTCTTTGAGGTCTACCAGCAGTTTGTGGAGAACGTCTTCTCCCTGCCTGTCGACTTGCCCTTCAGTGGCTACCGGCGG GGCATTCAGGCACGACAGACCCTACAGAAGGGCCTGGAGAAGGCGATCCGGGAGAAGCTGCAGTGCACGCAGGGCAAGGACTATTCGGACGCGTTGGACATCCTCATCGAGAGCAGCAAGGAGCACGGGAAGGAGATGACCATGCAGGAGCTGAAG GACGGGACCCTGGAGCTGATCTTTGCGGCCTACGCCACCACCGCCAGCGCCAGCACTTCGCTCATCATGCAGCTGCTGAAGCACCCGGCGGTGCTGGAGAAGCTGCGGGAGGAGCTGCGGGCCCACGGCCTCCTGCACAGCGGCGGCTGCGCCTGCGAGGGCACGCTGCGCCTGGACACGCTCAGCGGCCTGCACTACCTGGACTGCGTCATCAAGGAGGTCATGCGCCTCTTCACGCCCATTTCCGGCGGCTACCGCACCGTGCTGCAGACCTTCGAGCTCGAC GGTTTCCAGATCCCCAAAGGATGGAGCGTCATGTACAGCATCCGGGATACTCACGACACGGCGCCTGTGTTCAAAGACGTGAACGTATTTGACCCCGACCGCTTCGGCCAGGCTCGCAGCGAAGACAAGGACGGCCGCTTCCATTACCTCCCCTTCGGCGGCGGAGTCCGGACCTGCCTGGGCAAGCACCTGGCCAAGCTGTTCCTGAAGGTGCTGGCGGTGGAGCTGGCCAGCACCAGCCGCTTTGAGCTGGCCACCCGGACCTTCCCCCGCATCACCCTGGTCCCTGTCCTGCACCCCGTGGACGGCCTCAGTGTCAAGTTCTTTGGCCTGGACTCGAACCAGAACAAGATCCTGCCCGAGACGGAGGCCATGCTAAGTGCCACGGTCTAA
- the LOC132213224 gene encoding cytochrome P450 26B1 isoform X2: protein MLFEGLELVSALATLAACLVSVTLLLAVSQQLWQLRWAATRDKSCKLPIPKGSMGFPLIGETGHWLLQVFSKIFSHEALESYLPKIQLVIQDTLRAWSSHPEAINVYQEAQQLTFRMAIRVLLGFSIPEEDLGHLFEVYQQFVENVFSLPVDLPFSGYRRGIQARQTLQKGLEKAIREKLQCTQGKDYSDALDILIESSKEHGKEMTMQELKDGTLELIFAAYATTASASTSLIMQLLKHPAVLEKLREELRAHGLLHSGGCACEGTLRLDTLSGLHYLDCVIKEVMRLFTPISGGYRTVLQTFELDGFQIPKGWSVMYSIRDTHDTAPVFKDVNVFDPDRFGQARSEDKDGRFHYLPFGGGVRTCLGKHLAKLFLKVLAVELASTSRFELATRTFPRITLVPVLHPVDGLSVKFFGLDSNQNKILPETEAMLSATV from the exons ATGCTCTTTGAGGGCTTGGAGCTGGTGTCCGCGCTGGCCACCCTCGCCGCGTGCTTGGTGTCGGTGACGCTGCTGCTGGCCGTGTCGCAGCAGCTGTGGCAGCTGCGCTGGGCGGCCACCCGCGACAAGAGCTGCAAGCTGCCCATCCCCAAGGGCTCCATGGGCTTCCCGCTCATCGGAGAGACCGGCCACTGGCTGCTACAG GTGTTCTCCAAGATCTTCAGCCACGAGGCTCTGGAGAGCTACCTGCCCAAGATCCAGCTGGTGATCCAGGACACGCTGCGCGCCTGGAGCAGCCACCCCGAGGCCATCAACGTGTACCAGGAGGCCCAGCAGCTCACCTTCCGCATGGCCATCCGCGTCCTCCTGGGCTTCAGCATCCCCGAAGAGGACCTCGGGCACCTCTTTGAGGTCTACCAGCAGTTTGTGGAGAACGTCTTCTCCCTGCCTGTCGACTTGCCCTTCAGTGGCTACCGGCGG GGCATTCAGGCACGACAGACCCTACAGAAGGGCCTGGAGAAGGCGATCCGGGAGAAGCTGCAGTGCACGCAGGGCAAGGACTATTCGGACGCGTTGGACATCCTCATCGAGAGCAGCAAGGAGCACGGGAAGGAGATGACCATGCAGGAGCTGAAG GACGGGACCCTGGAGCTGATCTTTGCGGCCTACGCCACCACCGCCAGCGCCAGCACTTCGCTCATCATGCAGCTGCTGAAGCACCCGGCGGTGCTGGAGAAGCTGCGGGAGGAGCTGCGGGCCCACGGCCTCCTGCACAGCGGCGGCTGCGCCTGCGAGGGCACGCTGCGCCTGGACACGCTCAGCGGCCTGCACTACCTGGACTGCGTCATCAAGGAGGTCATGCGCCTCTTCACGCCCATTTCCGGCGGCTACCGCACCGTGCTGCAGACCTTCGAGCTCGAC GGTTTCCAGATCCCCAAAGGATGGAGCGTCATGTACAGCATCCGGGATACTCACGACACGGCGCCTGTGTTCAAAGACGTGAACGTATTTGACCCCGACCGCTTCGGCCAGGCTCGCAGCGAAGACAAGGACGGCCGCTTCCATTACCTCCCCTTCGGCGGCGGAGTCCGGACCTGCCTGGGCAAGCACCTGGCCAAGCTGTTCCTGAAGGTGCTGGCGGTGGAGCTGGCCAGCACCAGCCGCTTTGAGCTGGCCACCCGGACCTTCCCCCGCATCACCCTGGTCCCTGTCCTGCACCCCGTGGACGGCCTCAGTGTCAAGTTCTTTGGCCTGGACTCGAACCAGAACAAGATCCTGCCCGAGACGGAGGCCATGCTAAGTGCCACGGTCTAA